A region from the Pseudomonadales bacterium genome encodes:
- the tatB gene encoding twin-arginine translocase subunit TatB, with amino-acid sequence MFDIGFIELLLIAVVGLLVLGPERLPVAIKTVALYVGRLKRAYHGVKADIEREIGADEIRQQLHNEEIMQTLESTKAQLKDIDQDIQATEAIEQTASWYQDAEAALNRSDTEKTASVTSAQTNSPSEQAKP; translated from the coding sequence ATGTTTGATATTGGCTTTATCGAACTTCTGCTTATAGCGGTAGTTGGGCTATTAGTCTTAGGGCCCGAACGCCTGCCGGTAGCCATCAAAACGGTCGCACTTTATGTCGGCCGACTAAAGCGCGCCTACCATGGCGTCAAAGCCGATATAGAACGTGAAATTGGTGCCGACGAAATCCGTCAACAGCTGCATAACGAAGAAATTATGCAAACGCTGGAATCTACCAAAGCTCAACTCAAGGATATTGATCAAGACATTCAGGCCACTGAGGCAATTGAACAGACCGCCAGCTGGTATCAAGACGCTGAGGCCGCATTGAACCGGTCTGATACTGAAAAGACTGCCTCGGTGACTTCAGCGCAGACCAATTCGCCATCTGAGCAAGCAAAGCCCTAA
- the hisI gene encoding phosphoribosyl-AMP cyclohydrolase — translation MSEPLIDAIQFNQDGLVPAIAQDADSGEILMMAWMNAESIRLSMAENRAIYYSRSRQALWRKGEQSGHIQELKALLLDCDGDTILLKVKQIGDIACHTGRRSCFYQQFDGQSWQTISDVLKDPNTIY, via the coding sequence ATGAGCGAGCCTTTAATAGATGCTATACAGTTTAATCAAGACGGCCTTGTGCCGGCGATAGCGCAGGATGCCGATAGCGGCGAAATACTGATGATGGCATGGATGAATGCCGAATCAATACGGCTCAGTATGGCTGAAAATCGGGCGATTTATTATTCTCGCTCGCGGCAAGCACTGTGGCGTAAAGGCGAGCAATCAGGCCATATACAAGAACTGAAAGCGCTGCTATTAGACTGCGATGGCGACACCATATTATTGAAAGTGAAACAAATTGGTGATATCGCCTGCCACACTGGCCGTCGCAGCTGTTTTTATCAACAATTTGATGGGCAGAGCTGGCAAACCATTAGCGATGTGCTGAAAGACCCAAACACTATTTATTAG
- the tatA gene encoding twin-arginine translocase TatA/TatE family subunit has translation MGFGIKELLIVLVIVILLFGTKRLKNIGTDLGSAIKGFKKSISDEDALNNEPQNTKLDATSDQADIDSTASDVSKQQDK, from the coding sequence ATGGGTTTTGGCATCAAAGAACTACTGATTGTCTTGGTCATTGTAATCTTATTATTCGGCACCAAGCGCTTAAAAAACATTGGCACTGATCTAGGCTCTGCGATCAAGGGTTTCAAAAAGTCAATTTCAGATGAGGATGCGCTGAATAACGAGCCACAAAACACCAAGCTAGACGCCACCTCAGATCAGGCTGACATTGACAGCACAGCCAGCGACGTATCTAAACAGCAAGATAAGTAA
- a CDS encoding phosphoribosyl-ATP diphosphatase, which translates to MKDVLSELAAVLDQRKTADPETSYVASLHHKGLNKILEKVGEEATEVILAAKDAEQSKDCHNLVYETADLWFHCLIMLSELDQSPQAVLDELARRFGLSGIDEKASRPK; encoded by the coding sequence ATGAAAGACGTACTGTCTGAACTTGCTGCTGTACTTGATCAGCGGAAAACTGCCGACCCTGAGACATCGTACGTAGCCTCTTTGCACCACAAGGGCCTGAATAAAATACTCGAAAAAGTCGGTGAAGAAGCTACCGAAGTCATTCTGGCTGCAAAAGACGCCGAGCAAAGCAAAGATTGTCATAATCTAGTGTACGAAACTGCTGACCTGTGGTTTCATTGTTTAATCATGTTAAGTGAGCTGGATCAATCGCCGCAGGCAGTGCTCGACGAACTCGCGCGGCGCTTTGGATTGTCAGGCATAGACGAAAAAGCCAGCCGGCCTAAATAA